In Carassius carassius chromosome 46, fCarCar2.1, whole genome shotgun sequence, the following proteins share a genomic window:
- the LOC132129370 gene encoding F-box only protein 25-like isoform X5, protein MPFLGQDWRSPGWSWIKTEDGWKRFEYLSHKLGDNINELTLEELDIDKENVYVGDVCEVAAKKRKKDFFNNNTKSQFFFQERWIYVQKESTRERHGYCTLGEAFNRLDFSSAIQDVRRFNYVVKLLQLIAKSQLTSLSGAAQKNYFNVLEKIVRKVLDDHHNPRLIKALLDDLSSTLCILIREVGKCVLIGNINIWVCRLETILNWQQKLNNLQIPKQVSNGITLSDLPLHMQNNIMFKFSDACDIINLGQTTPTLQMLSEDRQLWKKLCLFHFAEKQFCRHLILSEKGHVDWKLMFFTLQKYYPVKEQYGDTLQFCRHCSILFWNDRHLALIFKDSGHPCTANDPDSCLTPVSPQHFIDLFKF, encoded by the exons ATGCCGTTCTTGGGCCAAGATTGGAGATCACCAGGCTGGAGCTGGATCAAAACTGAGGACGGCTGGAAACGCTTTGAATATTTGAGCCACAAGCTGGGAGACAATATCAATGAACTTACCTTGGAAGA ATTGGACATTGACAAGGAGAACGTCTACGTGGGAGATGTCTGTGAAGTAGCTGCTAAGAAGAGAAAAAAGGATTTTTTCAACAACAACACTAAGTCACAGT TTTTTTTCCAGGAGCGGTGGATCTATGTTCAGAAGGAGAGTACACGAGAG AGGCATGGGTACTGTACTCTTGGTGAGGCCTTCAATCGACTGGATTTTTCCAGCGCCATTCAGGATGTGCGGCGATTCAACTATGTGGTCAAA CTTCTGCAGTTGATTGCCAAGTCCCAGCTGACGTCTTTGAGTGGAGCTGCTCAGAAAAACTATTTCAATGTCCTGGAGAAGATTGTGAGAAAAG TTCTGGATGACCATCATAACCCACGTCTGATCAAGGCGTTGCTGGATGATCTAAGCTCCACGCTCTGCATCCTCATCCGAGAAGTTGGGAAGTGTGTGCTGATTGGTAACATCAACATTTGGGTCTGCCGTTTAGAAACCATCTTAAACTGGCAGCAGAAGCTCAACAATTTGCAAATTCCAAAG CAAGTTTCAAATGGCATAACACTGAGCGACCTTCCTTTGCACATGCAAAACAACATCATGTTCAAGTTTAGTGATGCCTGTGACATCATCAATCTGGGACAAACCACACCAACACTGCAAATGCTCAGTGAGGACCGGCAACTGTGGAAAAAACTGTGTCTGTTTCATTTTGCAGAGAAACAG TTCTGCAGGCACTTGATTCTGTCAGAGAAGGGCCATGTGGACTGGAAGCTGATGTTTTTTACACTTCAGAAATACTACCCTGTGAAAGAACAGTACGGAGACACTCTGCAGTTCTGCAGGCACTGTAGCATCCTCTTCTGGAAT GACAGACACCTGGCTTTAATCTTTAAG GACTCGGGACATCCTTGCACAGCAAATGATCCAGACAGCTGCCTCACCCCCGTCTCTCCCCAACACTTTATAGACCTCTTCAAGTTCTGA
- the LOC132129370 gene encoding F-box only protein 25-like isoform X6, whose product MPFLGQDWRSPGWSWIKTEDGWKRFEYLSHKLGDNINELTLEELDIDKENVYVGDVCEVAAKKRKKDFFNNNTKSQFFFQERWIYVQKESTRERHGYCTLGEAFNRLDFSSAIQDVRRFNYVVKLLQLIAKSQLTSLSGAAQKNYFNVLEKIVRKVLDDHHNPRLIKALLDDLSSTLCILIREVGKCVLIGNINIWVCRLETILNWQQKLNNLQIPKQVSNGITLSDLPLHMQNNIMFKFSDACDIINLGQTTPTLQMLSEDRQLWKKLCLFHFAEKQFCRHLILSEKGHVDWKLMFFTLQKYYPVKEQYGDTLQFCRHCSILFWNDSGHPCTANDPDSCLTPVSPQHFIDLFKF is encoded by the exons ATGCCGTTCTTGGGCCAAGATTGGAGATCACCAGGCTGGAGCTGGATCAAAACTGAGGACGGCTGGAAACGCTTTGAATATTTGAGCCACAAGCTGGGAGACAATATCAATGAACTTACCTTGGAAGA ATTGGACATTGACAAGGAGAACGTCTACGTGGGAGATGTCTGTGAAGTAGCTGCTAAGAAGAGAAAAAAGGATTTTTTCAACAACAACACTAAGTCACAGT TTTTTTTCCAGGAGCGGTGGATCTATGTTCAGAAGGAGAGTACACGAGAG AGGCATGGGTACTGTACTCTTGGTGAGGCCTTCAATCGACTGGATTTTTCCAGCGCCATTCAGGATGTGCGGCGATTCAACTATGTGGTCAAA CTTCTGCAGTTGATTGCCAAGTCCCAGCTGACGTCTTTGAGTGGAGCTGCTCAGAAAAACTATTTCAATGTCCTGGAGAAGATTGTGAGAAAAG TTCTGGATGACCATCATAACCCACGTCTGATCAAGGCGTTGCTGGATGATCTAAGCTCCACGCTCTGCATCCTCATCCGAGAAGTTGGGAAGTGTGTGCTGATTGGTAACATCAACATTTGGGTCTGCCGTTTAGAAACCATCTTAAACTGGCAGCAGAAGCTCAACAATTTGCAAATTCCAAAG CAAGTTTCAAATGGCATAACACTGAGCGACCTTCCTTTGCACATGCAAAACAACATCATGTTCAAGTTTAGTGATGCCTGTGACATCATCAATCTGGGACAAACCACACCAACACTGCAAATGCTCAGTGAGGACCGGCAACTGTGGAAAAAACTGTGTCTGTTTCATTTTGCAGAGAAACAG TTCTGCAGGCACTTGATTCTGTCAGAGAAGGGCCATGTGGACTGGAAGCTGATGTTTTTTACACTTCAGAAATACTACCCTGTGAAAGAACAGTACGGAGACACTCTGCAGTTCTGCAGGCACTGTAGCATCCTCTTCTGGAAT GACTCGGGACATCCTTGCACAGCAAATGATCCAGACAGCTGCCTCACCCCCGTCTCTCCCCAACACTTTATAGACCTCTTCAAGTTCTGA
- the LOC132129370 gene encoding F-box only protein 25-like isoform X2, producing MPFLGQDWRSPGWSWIKTEDGWKRFEYLSHKLGDNINELTLEDYHLRSLTTKLHHLRKALRNRLKWKCVCGVWEVGLDIDKENVYVGDVCEVAAKKRKKDFFNNNTKSQFFFQERWIYVQKESTRERHGYCTLGEAFNRLDFSSAIQDVRRFNYVVKLLQLIAKSQLTSLSGAAQKNYFNVLEKIVRKVLDDHHNPRLIKALLDDLSSTLCILIREVGKCVLIGNINIWVCRLETILNWQQKLNNLQIPKQVSNGITLSDLPLHMQNNIMFKFSDACDIINLGQTTPTLQMLSEDRQLWKKLCLFHFAEKQFCRHLILSEKGHVDWKLMFFTLQKYYPVKEQYGDTLQFCRHCSILFWNDSGHPCTANDPDSCLTPVSPQHFIDLFKF from the exons ATGCCGTTCTTGGGCCAAGATTGGAGATCACCAGGCTGGAGCTGGATCAAAACTGAGGACGGCTGGAAACGCTTTGAATATTTGAGCCACAAGCTGGGAGACAATATCAATGAACTTACCTTGGAAGA TTACCACCTCCGATCTTTAACCACAAAGCTACACCACCTCAGAAAAGCGCTGAGGAACCGACTAAAATGGAAGTGTGTTTGTGGCGTGTGGGAAGTCGG ATTGGACATTGACAAGGAGAACGTCTACGTGGGAGATGTCTGTGAAGTAGCTGCTAAGAAGAGAAAAAAGGATTTTTTCAACAACAACACTAAGTCACAGT TTTTTTTCCAGGAGCGGTGGATCTATGTTCAGAAGGAGAGTACACGAGAG AGGCATGGGTACTGTACTCTTGGTGAGGCCTTCAATCGACTGGATTTTTCCAGCGCCATTCAGGATGTGCGGCGATTCAACTATGTGGTCAAA CTTCTGCAGTTGATTGCCAAGTCCCAGCTGACGTCTTTGAGTGGAGCTGCTCAGAAAAACTATTTCAATGTCCTGGAGAAGATTGTGAGAAAAG TTCTGGATGACCATCATAACCCACGTCTGATCAAGGCGTTGCTGGATGATCTAAGCTCCACGCTCTGCATCCTCATCCGAGAAGTTGGGAAGTGTGTGCTGATTGGTAACATCAACATTTGGGTCTGCCGTTTAGAAACCATCTTAAACTGGCAGCAGAAGCTCAACAATTTGCAAATTCCAAAG CAAGTTTCAAATGGCATAACACTGAGCGACCTTCCTTTGCACATGCAAAACAACATCATGTTCAAGTTTAGTGATGCCTGTGACATCATCAATCTGGGACAAACCACACCAACACTGCAAATGCTCAGTGAGGACCGGCAACTGTGGAAAAAACTGTGTCTGTTTCATTTTGCAGAGAAACAG TTCTGCAGGCACTTGATTCTGTCAGAGAAGGGCCATGTGGACTGGAAGCTGATGTTTTTTACACTTCAGAAATACTACCCTGTGAAAGAACAGTACGGAGACACTCTGCAGTTCTGCAGGCACTGTAGCATCCTCTTCTGGAAT GACTCGGGACATCCTTGCACAGCAAATGATCCAGACAGCTGCCTCACCCCCGTCTCTCCCCAACACTTTATAGACCTCTTCAAGTTCTGA
- the LOC132129370 gene encoding F-box only protein 25-like isoform X1: MPFLGQDWRSPGWSWIKTEDGWKRFEYLSHKLGDNINELTLEDYHLRSLTTKLHHLRKALRNRLKWKCVCGVWEVGLDIDKENVYVGDVCEVAAKKRKKDFFNNNTKSQFFFQERWIYVQKESTRERHGYCTLGEAFNRLDFSSAIQDVRRFNYVVKLLQLIAKSQLTSLSGAAQKNYFNVLEKIVRKVLDDHHNPRLIKALLDDLSSTLCILIREVGKCVLIGNINIWVCRLETILNWQQKLNNLQIPKQVSNGITLSDLPLHMQNNIMFKFSDACDIINLGQTTPTLQMLSEDRQLWKKLCLFHFAEKQFCRHLILSEKGHVDWKLMFFTLQKYYPVKEQYGDTLQFCRHCSILFWNDRHLALIFKDSGHPCTANDPDSCLTPVSPQHFIDLFKF, translated from the exons ATGCCGTTCTTGGGCCAAGATTGGAGATCACCAGGCTGGAGCTGGATCAAAACTGAGGACGGCTGGAAACGCTTTGAATATTTGAGCCACAAGCTGGGAGACAATATCAATGAACTTACCTTGGAAGA TTACCACCTCCGATCTTTAACCACAAAGCTACACCACCTCAGAAAAGCGCTGAGGAACCGACTAAAATGGAAGTGTGTTTGTGGCGTGTGGGAAGTCGG ATTGGACATTGACAAGGAGAACGTCTACGTGGGAGATGTCTGTGAAGTAGCTGCTAAGAAGAGAAAAAAGGATTTTTTCAACAACAACACTAAGTCACAGT TTTTTTTCCAGGAGCGGTGGATCTATGTTCAGAAGGAGAGTACACGAGAG AGGCATGGGTACTGTACTCTTGGTGAGGCCTTCAATCGACTGGATTTTTCCAGCGCCATTCAGGATGTGCGGCGATTCAACTATGTGGTCAAA CTTCTGCAGTTGATTGCCAAGTCCCAGCTGACGTCTTTGAGTGGAGCTGCTCAGAAAAACTATTTCAATGTCCTGGAGAAGATTGTGAGAAAAG TTCTGGATGACCATCATAACCCACGTCTGATCAAGGCGTTGCTGGATGATCTAAGCTCCACGCTCTGCATCCTCATCCGAGAAGTTGGGAAGTGTGTGCTGATTGGTAACATCAACATTTGGGTCTGCCGTTTAGAAACCATCTTAAACTGGCAGCAGAAGCTCAACAATTTGCAAATTCCAAAG CAAGTTTCAAATGGCATAACACTGAGCGACCTTCCTTTGCACATGCAAAACAACATCATGTTCAAGTTTAGTGATGCCTGTGACATCATCAATCTGGGACAAACCACACCAACACTGCAAATGCTCAGTGAGGACCGGCAACTGTGGAAAAAACTGTGTCTGTTTCATTTTGCAGAGAAACAG TTCTGCAGGCACTTGATTCTGTCAGAGAAGGGCCATGTGGACTGGAAGCTGATGTTTTTTACACTTCAGAAATACTACCCTGTGAAAGAACAGTACGGAGACACTCTGCAGTTCTGCAGGCACTGTAGCATCCTCTTCTGGAAT GACAGACACCTGGCTTTAATCTTTAAG GACTCGGGACATCCTTGCACAGCAAATGATCCAGACAGCTGCCTCACCCCCGTCTCTCCCCAACACTTTATAGACCTCTTCAAGTTCTGA
- the LOC132129370 gene encoding F-box only protein 25-like isoform X3, protein MPFLGQDWRSPGWSWIKTEDGWKRFEYLSHKLGDNINELTLEDYHLRSLTTKLHHLRKALRNRLKWKCVCGVWEVGLDIDKENVYVGDVCEVAAKKRKKDFFNNNTKSQFFFQERWIYVQKESTRERHGYCTLGEAFNRLDFSSAIQDVRRFNYVVKLLQLIAKSQLTSLSGAAQKNYFNVLEKIVRKVLDDHHNPRLIKALLDDLSSTLCILIREVGKCVLIGNINIWVCRLETILNWQQKLNNLQIPKQVSNGITLSDLPLHMQNNIMFKFSDACDIINLGQTTPTLQMLSEDRQLWKKLCLFHFAEKQFCRHLILSEKGHVDWKLMFFTLQKYYPVKEQYGDTLQFCRHCSILFFSFFILSLFSSWSLNS, encoded by the exons ATGCCGTTCTTGGGCCAAGATTGGAGATCACCAGGCTGGAGCTGGATCAAAACTGAGGACGGCTGGAAACGCTTTGAATATTTGAGCCACAAGCTGGGAGACAATATCAATGAACTTACCTTGGAAGA TTACCACCTCCGATCTTTAACCACAAAGCTACACCACCTCAGAAAAGCGCTGAGGAACCGACTAAAATGGAAGTGTGTTTGTGGCGTGTGGGAAGTCGG ATTGGACATTGACAAGGAGAACGTCTACGTGGGAGATGTCTGTGAAGTAGCTGCTAAGAAGAGAAAAAAGGATTTTTTCAACAACAACACTAAGTCACAGT TTTTTTTCCAGGAGCGGTGGATCTATGTTCAGAAGGAGAGTACACGAGAG AGGCATGGGTACTGTACTCTTGGTGAGGCCTTCAATCGACTGGATTTTTCCAGCGCCATTCAGGATGTGCGGCGATTCAACTATGTGGTCAAA CTTCTGCAGTTGATTGCCAAGTCCCAGCTGACGTCTTTGAGTGGAGCTGCTCAGAAAAACTATTTCAATGTCCTGGAGAAGATTGTGAGAAAAG TTCTGGATGACCATCATAACCCACGTCTGATCAAGGCGTTGCTGGATGATCTAAGCTCCACGCTCTGCATCCTCATCCGAGAAGTTGGGAAGTGTGTGCTGATTGGTAACATCAACATTTGGGTCTGCCGTTTAGAAACCATCTTAAACTGGCAGCAGAAGCTCAACAATTTGCAAATTCCAAAG CAAGTTTCAAATGGCATAACACTGAGCGACCTTCCTTTGCACATGCAAAACAACATCATGTTCAAGTTTAGTGATGCCTGTGACATCATCAATCTGGGACAAACCACACCAACACTGCAAATGCTCAGTGAGGACCGGCAACTGTGGAAAAAACTGTGTCTGTTTCATTTTGCAGAGAAACAG TTCTGCAGGCACTTGATTCTGTCAGAGAAGGGCCATGTGGACTGGAAGCTGATGTTTTTTACACTTCAGAAATACTACCCTGTGAAAGAACAGTACGGAGACACTCTGCAGTTCTGCAGGCACTGTAGCATCCTCTT CTTTAGCTTTTTTATTCTCTCCCTGTTCTCCTCCTGGTCCCTTAACTCCTAA
- the LOC132129370 gene encoding F-box only protein 25-like isoform X4, which yields MPFLGQDWRSPGWSWIKTEDGWKRFEYLSHKLGDNINELTLEDYHLRSLTTKLHHLRKALRNRLKWKCVCGVWEVGLDIDKENVYVGDVCEVAAKKRKKDFFNNNTKSQFFFQERWIYVQKESTRERHGYCTLGEAFNRLDFSSAIQDVRRFNYVVKLLQLIAKSQLTSLSGAAQKNYFNVLEKIVRKVLDDHHNPRLIKALLDDLSSTLCILIREVGKCVLIGNINIWVCRLETILNWQQKLNNLQIPKQVSNGITLSDLPLHMQNNIMFKFSDACDIINLGQTTPTLQMLSEDRQLWKKLCLFHFAEKQFCRHLILSEKGHVDWKLMFFTLQKYYPVKEQYGDTLQFCRHCSILFWNLFYSLPVLLLVP from the exons ATGCCGTTCTTGGGCCAAGATTGGAGATCACCAGGCTGGAGCTGGATCAAAACTGAGGACGGCTGGAAACGCTTTGAATATTTGAGCCACAAGCTGGGAGACAATATCAATGAACTTACCTTGGAAGA TTACCACCTCCGATCTTTAACCACAAAGCTACACCACCTCAGAAAAGCGCTGAGGAACCGACTAAAATGGAAGTGTGTTTGTGGCGTGTGGGAAGTCGG ATTGGACATTGACAAGGAGAACGTCTACGTGGGAGATGTCTGTGAAGTAGCTGCTAAGAAGAGAAAAAAGGATTTTTTCAACAACAACACTAAGTCACAGT TTTTTTTCCAGGAGCGGTGGATCTATGTTCAGAAGGAGAGTACACGAGAG AGGCATGGGTACTGTACTCTTGGTGAGGCCTTCAATCGACTGGATTTTTCCAGCGCCATTCAGGATGTGCGGCGATTCAACTATGTGGTCAAA CTTCTGCAGTTGATTGCCAAGTCCCAGCTGACGTCTTTGAGTGGAGCTGCTCAGAAAAACTATTTCAATGTCCTGGAGAAGATTGTGAGAAAAG TTCTGGATGACCATCATAACCCACGTCTGATCAAGGCGTTGCTGGATGATCTAAGCTCCACGCTCTGCATCCTCATCCGAGAAGTTGGGAAGTGTGTGCTGATTGGTAACATCAACATTTGGGTCTGCCGTTTAGAAACCATCTTAAACTGGCAGCAGAAGCTCAACAATTTGCAAATTCCAAAG CAAGTTTCAAATGGCATAACACTGAGCGACCTTCCTTTGCACATGCAAAACAACATCATGTTCAAGTTTAGTGATGCCTGTGACATCATCAATCTGGGACAAACCACACCAACACTGCAAATGCTCAGTGAGGACCGGCAACTGTGGAAAAAACTGTGTCTGTTTCATTTTGCAGAGAAACAG TTCTGCAGGCACTTGATTCTGTCAGAGAAGGGCCATGTGGACTGGAAGCTGATGTTTTTTACACTTCAGAAATACTACCCTGTGAAAGAACAGTACGGAGACACTCTGCAGTTCTGCAGGCACTGTAGCATCCTCTTCTGGAAT CTTTTTTATTCTCTCCCTGTTCTCCTCCTGGTCCCTTAA
- the fam110c gene encoding protein FAM110C, giving the protein MLKKTQGSANVDASRILVKGPEYLRRQMERESEAIKGRVSAVERLAATKPQYVKSQQVVGSTQEPVISIGSASVSSRGSSNGHGSVNNTAHVDVEDIQSPEEDNNVVRRSSSKKRDSILLYRQKCELLRGSPGGSRRLMKKSLFAIKDKTNALSEARGGACATRRDCGKEAIRVNVPFSHGHTDETNDVPRGPPHRIVAEIQEQDRKSRRGVARSRSDISSRYSKNFADFDAFFKYCGLEGDVIESLGREKFSARSDDLSSKTRSISVSTSDGGISRSSDGLQEEELQETVRQGSSVVERNARIIKWLYSCRNAAEAGKTLRDLD; this is encoded by the coding sequence ATGTTGAAGAAAACGCAAGGATCGGCCAACGTGGACGCGTCGCGCATTCTTGTGAAGGGGCCCGAGTATTTGAGGAGACAGATGGAGCGAGAAAGCGAGGCGATTAAAGGACGTGTCAGTGCGGTGGAGAGACTGGCAGCCACTAAACCTCAATATGTAAAAAGCCAACAAGTTGTCGGTTCCACTCAGGAACCGGTTATCAGCATCGGGTCTGCCTCCGTGAGCAGCCGAGGGTCTTCAAACGGGCACGGTTCCGTTAATAACACCGCACATGTTGATGTTGAGGATATACAGTCGCCTGAAGAAGATAATAATGTGGTGAGACGGAGCAGCTCGAAGAAACGAGACTCGATTTTATTATACAGACAGAAGTGTGAACTCTTGAGAGGATCGCCTGGCGGGAGTAGGAGATTAATGAAAAAGTCGTTATTCGCTATAAAAGACAAGACAAACGCGTTGTCTGAGGCGCGTGGTGGTGCATGCGCCACACGCAGGGACTGCGGGAAAGAGGCCATTCGGGTAAATGTACCCTTCTCACACGGTCACACGGATGAGACTAATGATGTACCGAGAGGACCTCCTCACAGGATAGTCGCAGAAATCCAGGAGCAGGATCGCAAGAGCCGGAGGGGGGTGGCGCGCTCCAGGTCTGACATCAGTTCGCGCTACTCGAAAAACTTCGCGGACTTCGACGCGTTCTTCAAATACTGCGGCCTCGAGGGTGATGTCATCGAGTCCCTGGGCAGAGAGAAGTTCTCCGCGCGTTCGGACGACCTCAGCTCCAAAACCCGGAGTATCAGCGTCTCGACGTCAGACGGCGGAATCTCGAGGAGCAGCGACGGCCTGCAGGAGGAGGAATTGCAGGAGACCGTGCGTCAAGGGTCGTCAGTTGTCGAGCGCAATGCTCGGATCATCAAGTGGCTCTACAGTTGCAGAAATGCCGCTGAGGCGGGAAAGACGCTTCGAGATCTGGATTAA
- the LOC132128948 gene encoding low molecular weight phosphotyrosine protein phosphatase-like isoform X2, with protein MATPGGKSVLFVCLGNICRSPIAEAVFRKMATDNGEVDQWRIDSAATSTYEIGNPPDHRGQACMKRHGMSMRHVARQVTKEDFMTFDHILCMDESNLRDLNKKASSVKNSKAKIELLGSYDPEKQLIIQDPYYGSDKDFETVYEQCVRCCKAFLEQHS; from the exons ATGGCGACTCCCGGTGGAAAGTCGGTATTGTTCGTGTGCTTGG GGAATATCTGCAGATCCCCGATTGCTGAGGCTGTTTTCCGGAAAATGGCCACAGACAATGGGGAGGTGGACCAG tgGAGAATAGACAGTGCCGCCACGTCCACCTATGAGATCGGAAACCCCCCGGATCACCGTGGCCAGGCCTGCATGAAGCGACACGGCATGTCCATGAGGCACGTGGCGCGGCAG GTCACCAAAGAAGACTTCATGACTTTTGATCACATCCTCTGCATGGACGAAAGCAACCTGAG agatcTGAACAAGAAGGCAAGCAGCGTGAAAAACAGCAAAGCCAAGATTGAGCTGCTCGGCTCCTACGATCCTGAAAAACAGCTTATTATCCAAGACCCGTACTAT GGGAGTGATAAAGACTTTGAGACGGTGTATGAACAATGTGTGAGGTGCTGCAAAGCCTTCCTGGAGCAGCACTCAtaa
- the LOC132128948 gene encoding low molecular weight phosphotyrosine protein phosphatase-like isoform X1 yields the protein MATPGGKSVLFVCLGNICRSPIAEAVFRKMATDNGEVDQWVIDSGATSDWNTGSAPDARGLACLRKHVIETDHRARQVTKEDFMTFDHILCMDESNLRDLNKKASSVKNSKAKIELLGSYDPEKQLIIQDPYYGSDKDFETVYEQCVRCCKAFLEQHS from the exons ATGGCGACTCCCGGTGGAAAGTCGGTATTGTTCGTGTGCTTGG GGAATATCTGCAGATCCCCGATTGCTGAGGCTGTTTTCCGGAAAATGGCCACAGACAATGGGGAGGTGGACCAG TGGGTTATAGACTCTGGTGCCACCTCAGATTGGAATACTGGCAGCGCTCCTGATGCCCGTGGTCTGGCCTGCCTCAGGAAACATGTCATAGAGACAGATCACAGGGCACGACAG GTCACCAAAGAAGACTTCATGACTTTTGATCACATCCTCTGCATGGACGAAAGCAACCTGAG agatcTGAACAAGAAGGCAAGCAGCGTGAAAAACAGCAAAGCCAAGATTGAGCTGCTCGGCTCCTACGATCCTGAAAAACAGCTTATTATCCAAGACCCGTACTAT GGGAGTGATAAAGACTTTGAGACGGTGTATGAACAATGTGTGAGGTGCTGCAAAGCCTTCCTGGAGCAGCACTCAtaa
- the LOC132129214 gene encoding ALK and LTK ligand 2a-like: MRALRAPVLVMGLVMFICTTAQSDASVNKVEKTFRRIMDIMRLAENSVDDASAQKKESAPKDTHRLKTETGETILKIFPRDLRRKEKVIKILTGPLYFSPKCRKYVYRLYHNTRDCTIPAYYRRCARLLMRLAESPRCQEG, encoded by the exons ATGCGCGCGCTGCGGGCTCCGGTTCTAGTAATGGGGCTCGTCATGTTTATCTGCACTACTGCACAAAGCGACGCCAGCGTGAACAAGGTCGAGAAAACGTTCAGACGGATAATGGACATCATGAGACTGGCGGAAAACAGCGTTGACGACGCGAGCGCGCAAAAGAAAGAGAGCGCGCCTAAGGACACTCATCGTCTCAAAACGGAAACCGGGGAAACAATTTTAA AAATCTTTCCCAGAGACCTCCGAAGGAAAGAGAAGGTTATCAAAATCTTAACAG GTCCTCTTTATTTCAGTCCAAAATGCAGGAAGTACGTCTACAGGCTTTATCATAACACCAGAGACTGCACCATCCCTGCAT ACTACAGAAGGTGTGCACGACTCTTGATGCGACTGGCAGAGAGTCCGAGATGTCAAGAGGGTTAA